The Synechococcus sp. WH 8101 sequence CCCTGCGAACGGGGTGATGATGCAGGCATGATCAGTTCCCTGCTCAACATTCTCTGGGTCGTGCTCGGGGGGTTTGTGATGGCCCTGGGCTGGTGGCTGGCAGGCCTGATCTGCGCGATCACGATCATCGGGCTGCCCTGGGCGCGCTCCTGCTTTGTGATCGGCAGGTTCTCGCTCTGGCCGTTCGGGCAGGAAGCCGTGAACCGCAAAGATCTGAGCGGCCGAGGCGATCTGGGCACCGGGCCGCTGGGGCTGCTCGGCAACGTGCTCTGGTTCCTGGTGGCGGGGTGGTGGCTGGCGATCGGCCATCTCACCTCGGCGCTGGCCTGCTTCGTGACGATCATCGGCATTCCCTTCGGGATCCAGCACATCAAGCTGGCGCTGATCGCTCTTGCGCCGGTGGGCATGACCGTGGTGCCGGTGCGCTCGACTGATTGAGATCCACTGGCACAACATCGGCCCATGCAACGCGACATCCCCAATCAGGAGACCACGCAGAAATGGTTCCGCAGCCACCTGCTCAACCGCGAGGTAGAACTGCAGGAGCTCTACGAGCTGCCGCTGGGGGAGCTGGATCTGTTGATGGCCGAAACCGCGGAGATCCGCTCCGATCCGGAAAACCGGGCCCGCAACCATGGCCGCTGGTGCACAGCGGGCTACATGCTCGAGCTGGCGCGGATCATTGATGCAAGGCGCCTCAGCGGGGCACCCACCACCACCCCTGGCTGATCAGCATCACCCCATGGACTGAGACGCATGCTCAACGACGGCTCAGCCAGCTCCACACAAACCACACGATCACGGCCAGCAGCACCCAGGGCAGCAGCCCCCGCAGCAGGATGGCCGCGATGAGCAACACGAGCAGGCTCACGGCGGTGCGCTTCACCAGAGCCTTGCTCTGGTCGGTCATGTAGTGCCAGCGGGGAAGGAGCGCCATCGATCTGGAACCTCAGGGTTGCCACCAGGGCCATTGAAACCCTGGCCACTCGATCCGCGTGTTCACCTAATTTGCCCCCTCCCGTGAAGTTGCGGAGGCAAGGGAAGTGTCTCAGTGACATCGTGCTTGAGGATCGGGGTTGAGTTAGTGATCCTGGTCTGCCTGGGCGGAGTGCTGACGTCTTGGCCCTTCGGGACTCCGCCGGTAGACAGCTGGAGGTGTTGCCTTGAATTCCCTATCCCACCAGGGCCAGCCAGGCGCCAGCGGCAGCGGCAAGCAAGCCACAGATCAGTGCCTGCAGCACGGTGGCGGAGGGATCCGGCTTCTCCCAGCGATCAATCGTGCGGCAGGCGATCGCATAACACTCGCCATTGCGATCGAGCTTGGCGAGGTAGCGCTCAATGAAGCGCTCATCCAACTCCAGGCGGTGGAGCTTGGCGCGGATCTGGTTGCGCTCGAACTGGGTCATGGGCGCTCTTCTAACCAAAGGCCACCAAGGGACGTGAGGGCCATCCCCCATTCGGGGGATGCAAAAGCGAAAACACAAACCAAGACTGGCTTCAGGCTGATTGCTTCGATGCCTAACCGCCTGAGGCGTGGTGGCCCAGCTCCTTCAGCTGGAGGTATTGGCATGAGCAGCGACGCCGCCCCGATGGCTCAGAACACGCAAAAGCGCACATCCACAGCATCACCGTTGAGCACCCTGTAGCGGTACAGGCCGGCACGGGGCGTTCTGATCCGCCGATAGCCCGCGGGTTCGGCCATGGCATCAGCCTCTTCGCCGGGGTAGATCACCATCACCTGCAAAGGAACCGCATCGGGCCGTGGATCAAGGCGTGGATCGATCCGCCACTCCTGCGCGCCACCCAGTTGCAGCGTCAGCTCAACCGGCGCTGCTCCCGCGTAAGTGCCGCAACTGGATCCCCTTGCGAATTGAATCGGCACCACCGGAATCGGCGCCGCCGAAGCCGCTGGACTCAACAACGGCAGCAGCATCCATGCGAGCCCAGAAAGAAACGAACAACGCATGCGTGATCAAGTAGCTCAACGGATGATGATGCAAAGCCAAAGCATCACGCACAACATGATCCGCATTGCAATGGTGATGGGTTGGACACTCCTCGTCGGCGGGGTCAACGCCATCACGGCGAGCAGTGCCGGGAAGGCCATGACCGCCGAGCCCTGGGTGAACTGCCTTTACAACAACAAAAGCATCGCCTGCCGGCGCACCTTCCTCTGCACCGATGCCCCCTGCAACCGTTTCAAGCTGGAGTGGAAAGACGGTATCCACGACACCTACACACGGGTGAGGGACGGTGCTGCACGCAATGTGGGCTTCTACAAAGACCAACGGGGAGGAGAATGGATGCTTCGGGGGTATGCCGACAGCTTCGGACTTATCAATCAAACCAACGGGAATACCATCATCTTCGGCATGACGCTGGCGGAATGCCGCAACAGTTCCGGCCTGAGCGATCTCTGCGGACCGAAACAGAATGAGGCCAGGGCTGAGCCCCAGCAGGTCTTGGCAATCCTGCTCAGACAGCTTGATGCCAAGCCCATGGGCCTCTACGACGGGGTGCGCTTGCTGCGGATCAACCGGCAGGGTGGCGGTAGTGTCACCGTGACCGTGAGCTGCGAGCGCGAGCAGTGGCGGGTGCAGAACAGCGACAACCCACAAGGTCGCCCCAGCTTTTACGACGCCCCCTTCCTCTCAGCGAAAGGAATCAGCCGCACCTGGGTGTGCACAGAGCCGGCCAGGGTCCTGGAGTGAGGGATCGAAGAGCGCAGGATCACTGATCGAGGCGGATGGACGCCGAGTCGGGCAATGGATGAAAAAACTTCGTCCAATACAAGACAAAACAAAGTGTGCCATCCGCTCGCCTCTCAATCACCCAATCTTCCCCAACCACAGCCTTAATCACACCCGAGCCAGAAGCAGGGCTTTCGCGATAGCGCGCCTGCCAATACACCGTGCCCGATGCATGGATACGGCAGGGATCATCGCACAGGGTAGTGGGAGCGAAATCACCCAACTGATGCGACTCGTCGATCCATTGCTGATGCAGTAAACGGTGCTCCTCGAGAGAGAAAGCTTGTCCATCAGGCGCATGAATCCGCGCATCAGGATGAAAGAAGAGCCTGGCGATACTGCTGGCGCATTCATCGGATGCAACTCCACAAAACCAATCCTTTGCGAGAGCAGACACTTCGCCAAGCGTGATGCAATTCGACACTCAGACAGCCTTGTAATCCAAACCACATTGTCAGAGAGCGGAGCCAGCCGGGCGGACAGGATGGCTTCCGCTTCGTGCATCAGCGCAACAGCAACTGCATGGGCTGATCCCGGCTCACCAGGGCAGCGGCCCGCGTCCTGCCGCAGTGTTGCAACCCACCTGGGAGCCGAGCAGTGCTCCGAGAGGAATCGCCCAGGAGCGGCCGTCATCCCGTGACATGGCGTAGGCCGCAGCACCACCACCGAGGCCTCCGATCAGGCGACCGAGATTGCAGCGCTGCACCTGTTGCTCCGGCGTGAGTGCTGGAGTGCCGTAGGCCTGATAGCCATTGTTCACTGGTGCTCCATAGCCGTTGCTTTGGACTGCTTGGCTCCTCCACCAGGGGCGCGCCTCGGCCATCGGGGGGAACAGGGCGCTGATGGTTGCGGAAACGCCAAGGCAGCAGACAGCCACTGGCCGCAGCCAACGGTGCTGAAACGCGAAAAAGGTCATGACGCTTGAGTGTGTGTGAGGAGGTCCAACAGACGCCATGCCTGTTGACCTACCACCAGCCAACTCCGAGCCGATAGCGGAAGGATGACTGAACCTGGAGAAGAATCTGACCGGATCTATCCAGCGCCGATCTGCCGACGGCTGAGATCCATGAAATGGCCGGGTCCATACAGCGCCAGAGCAATCACAGCAAACGCGATGGAAGCCATCAGGCTGCAAAGTCCCACCGAGAGTCCTAGAGGTAAGCCGTGCTGCTGAATCCTGCGTGCCGACAGTCCGCTGAAGGCGAAAGCCACCACACCCACCAGGGCCCAAGCGACTCCAGACAGAGACAACCCTCCACTCTCGAACATCGCTGAGCCACCGGCTGCAGCAGCCACCAGCAAACCAACCATGATCAGCCCCACGCTGAGAGGGAACGTTCGCGGCAGGCGTTCCCCCAACGACCAGAAGGCCAGAAGTGCACTCGCCGGCACCGTGAGTGAGAACACCAGGGTCGGCTGGTGCTCAAGGCTTCAGCTGATCCAGAAGGGTCTGGGTCAGCTCCAACTCGCAGCGTGTGGTGAAAATGCCATAGCCCGTGCCCTGGAACGCCATCGACTTGGCATAGGCGCAAATCTTGCGGCGTTCAGCCCGGAAGGCAGAGGCCTGTGCTTTTGGATCGGCACTGGTTTTGTAGAACCCGGTCAGGTTGTCGCGCCAGAGTGTCTGAAACACCTCACTGGGCACCTCTTTGGCCTCCTTGGCCACCCGAGCGAGGGCCTTCTCCAGGCTTTGGTCCATCGTTTTCAGTGCGGCGATCACACAACCGGTTTCAGCCACGGTGCTTTGAGATGAGCTGCACACCTCCGCCGCTGGAGCCGGCAGCGGCAACAGGGGCACGACGGCAGCGGCGAGCATCAGAGAAAGTGAGGCGCGCAAGATCGAACCCTGTCTTCAAGCTGTCCACCATCTTGGCTGAGGTCTGCCAGATAGCAGCTGCGGCACCTAGGACTGGGCCATCTCCCCCTGAACTGGGCCCGATGCTCCGCAGCGTTTGTCTCACATCAGCTCTGATCGCCGGTTCCCTGGTGGTTCCAGCCAAGGCCGAGATCGTGAAATCATTCTGCGTTCTCTCCCGGCACGACCACACCATCCCGGTGGAGGAGTTTGACTGCGAGTTCCGGCAATCCCAAGGGACGGTGCAGGTCACCTCCACACGCTGGTCGTTTCTGTTCCCGGCAGCAGAGCAGGGCAAGACCTTCCAGCGCGACAACTCAATCGAGCGGATCCAGTTGACCAGGGAAGGGGACTACACCCTCAGCATCTATCAGGGCGGCAAGCCGGCTCCGAAAACAGCCCCCAAGGTCTCCAAGGCCTACCCCCTCCTGTGCTGGCTCAACACAGTCGCCTCCACCTGTAAAACCACACCAACGGCGAAGGGCGGCTTCCGCCTTGAGTTTTCCCATGCCGACAAACCCACTTACACCCTCACCCCGGTGGGGCCTGCCACAACTGATCGGCAGGAGATGGTCGACAGCACCGGCACCCGCTGGGCGATGAGCGGTCATCGCTCCTTCCAACTGATGGAGATCGGTGGCTACGGCAACAAGATCGAAGTGAGCGCCCCCTGAGGCGCCTGCATCAAACTCCAAGCAAGCATCTCCTTCCGGCCTGATGGACAAGCCTCAACAACCCTGGCGCCTCTGGGCCTTTGTGATCGGGTTCAACGTGGTGGCGTTTCTCGGCTACGCCTGGGCCCGATCCCATGGCATGTGAAGCAAAGCCTCCGAAAGCTGCCATAACGAAGCCGCCAGCTCGTGATCGGCACCTGCCTCACTCGTGGCCGTGGCCTCAAAGCGATGCAGGCCCGGGCGCACCAGCCGGTTGCTCCAGTAGCTGAAGCCAGGGCTCGAAAAGGCGGCATCCGAAGCCAGATCAGCCAGCAACCGACCGGCCGTTGGCACCGATTCGGTGAGACGCAGCAGATCCCGTGCCACCAGCGCAAACAACGCCATCCCCAGAGGATTGTTCTGGCGATTGTGGCGGAAGAAACCTCCGCTGCTGCGGGGAATCACCAACCCAGGGCTCCAGCTGATCACCGGCATGGAGCCCTCCAGTTGCCGATCGAGCTCGCGCCCCAGCAGCACATTGCAGAGCTTGCTGTCTTTGTAGGCCTTGTCGCCATCGAAGCGATCACTGCCATCGAGCATCACGAAGCCGGCACCCGCCCGAAGCCCCGCCAGATCCCCCAGGTCAGCCGGTTGACCCACACGCCCGCCGCCGCTGGCGGGGTTGTGCACCTCCGAAGCGGTGATCACGATCCGAGGCTGCGTGCCCGCTTGCAACAGCGGCAGCAACCGGGTGGCGATCAACTGGTGGGCCAGCTGGTTCACTGCGAAGGTGATCTCAATCCCCTGGGGCGTGAACACGGGCGCAGTGGCGCCGGCACGTTGCTGGCCGGCATTCAGCACCAGACCATCCAGGGATTGATGTTCATCCAGCAGCTGTTGACAGGCCCTGTCCACACTGGCCAGATCCGCCAGATCGACGGCAATGCAGGCGAGCTGACTGGGCGCCGCTCCGGCAGCAAGCAGCTGCTGCTCCGTCTCTTCTGCACGCTCCGGCGTGCGACAGAACAGAGTGAGCTGATGGCCGCTGCGGGCGAGACGCCGAGCCGCTTCCAGACCGATGCCCGAACTGGCGCCCGTGATCAAGAGTCGTTTCATGGCAACCACGGCCAGCGCAGACCCAGAGCTTCCGCCGGGTTCATCACCAGAGCATTCAAGGCGCGACCGATCAGCACCTGCGGTTCATCGGCGCGGATCGGGATCACCCGGTGCTGGTGGGTGCCGGAAGAATCACTTCCCTTGACCACCCTGCGCCGGATCAGGGAATTGGCGGCCTCCAGGCCACAGACATAAGCCCGCTCCTGACACAGACCCTTGGCGCCATGCTCGCGGCTGCCCATCCGCACCCAGTCGCCGGCACACACGATCGATGGCACCGCCGTTTCCAGCGGCGGCCGCTGACTGAAGCTCCCCGGTGCAAACAGCGACACCGACGCCGGATAGCGCCTCACCTCGGCCTCCAGCACCGTGGCGGTGTGAAAGGCGGGATTAGCCACAGGCAACAACTCCCGCATCAACAACGCCACGATCTCCTGATCGCTGAGGGTTGCGATCGCTGAGGCGTTGTAAAAGTCACTGGCAATCACCGATCCCTGGGGCTGCTCCCCGCCCCATAGGGCTGCTTCCTCCTCCTTCTGCAGCTGATCGAGCATGAAGAAGGTGCCACCGGCCCCCCGCAACGCCTCAAAACGGGAGAACACATTGGCGGGATCGGCAACCTCCACATAGGCATCGAGCCACAGACGCACCGAAACCACATCGATGGCACCGAGCTGTCCGGCCTCCACAAGCTCAGGAACGGCAGCAGCACAGACCGGAGACGCCGCCATCAGCGCGCCCATCCCCTTGGCCCCCACGGCCAGAACCACCGCATCCACCGCTTCAATCAGCCCCTCCTCCCCCGTTTCAACGGCACGGGTTGCCACCGAAGCAACCGCCGAACCATCGGGCGTGAGGTTCAAGCGCGTAGCCAGCGTGCCCCCCAGCACCCGCAGGCCCTTGTGCTCGATGAGCCTTCGGGCCAGGGGTGCAATCAAGGCTTCGCCAATGCTTTGGGCCCGGATCCAGCGCACATCGAAGGAATTCTGGTGCGCAAAGGAGTAGTAGTAAAGAAGCTCCATCGTCACCGCCGCCGAGAGCTCTTCAGGCGGCTTGAACAGTCCCACCAGCAGGGTGGGGCGCAAAAAGTCGTTGATCATCCGCTCGCTGATTCCGACGCTCCGGAACAACGTCAGCGCATCAAGGTTGTCGTAACGCCGATACACCGCATCACTGCGGTGGAGATCGAGCATCGCGTAGAGAAGCCCTGTGATGCTCAACCGATCGGCGATTGGCAGGCGTTTGAAGTTGGTGAGCGTTGCTGCCACCTGTCCCAAAGGACTCGGCCACTGGGGCGCATCCCCGAACACCGGCGCCGAGGCCTCCAGACCATCGGGCGACCAGAAGGCACTGGTGGTGAAGTCCGTGAACACATCGCTGAGGCCGAGCTCAGCGGTGAGGGCATTGATGTTGGGGTAGTCCTTCCAGAAACCGCGGGTGCCGGCTTCAAACGGCTTACCGGTGGCGGTGGTGAGGGGCGTGCTGCCGGTGGGATCTGCCATCCCATCCAGCAGGGTCACACGCACGCCGGCTTCGCCAAGGGCCTTGGCTGCACCCCAGCCAGCCCAGCCGCCGCCAATCACCACCACGTGGGACGCACTGGATTGTTCCGTCATCGCCATCACTCGATCGAAAACTCCCTGCGCAGAGCCCGCGCATCCTGAATGCGCTGCGCTGAGGCCAGCTGGCGCAAACGCATGTTCAACCAGGCTTTCAGCCGGGTGGACGCCACCGATCGGTTGAGCAGCCGATCACTCGGTTCAGGCTCTCCGAAAGGAATGGTCATCAGAACCAGACGGTGCTTGAGGCTAGGCAGATCCGTGCGGCGGCCCGAAGGCGGCACGCTCAGGGCGTGCAAGGGCCATGGTCGGCCGTCACGATGACCTCATCGCCAAGCTTCACGGTCTTTAGCAGGGTTTTGAGGATCGGTTCCTTCACATTCAGGCAACCACCGGTGACTTTCTCACCAATGCGGGCCTCGTTGTTGCTGCCGTGGATCGCGAAGCTGTACCAGCGGAATTTGCCGTCGTATGTGTTGAATCGGAACGGTTGCTTCACGCTGTCGACCGGCTCCAGGCTGATGTAGCCGATGCCGTATTCCCCCACCTCGCCATCGCCACTGAAATCGATGGCGCTCATATTCTTGAACAACGTCGCCTTGAGCTCGGCTTCGCTCTTGCCCGATTGCTTGATCAGCTGCGGGGCCATCACGAACTGGTCCTGGCTCAGAATCGCATTCACCTTGAAGCGCCCCAGCGGTGTGTAGCCCTCCTCGAATCGGGTGCCGGCACAGGTGACGCCATAACGGCCGTAGCCCACTTGAAAACTGGTGGGCTGCTTGCCACGGACCAACGCGCCTTTGCTCTTGGCCGGGTCGCTCAGATCGATCACAATCCGAATTGGACTGTCCAGCGATTCAGCGCTGCCCGAGCCACCGCCTGGCTTTGTGTCATCCCGCCCGCCGCAGCCCGCCAGCAGCAGAGTGAGAGCAAACAACGCAAAGGGAACACAGCGGCCCATCCCGAAGCAACAAGGTGAGTGGTCTCATGCTGGCCAGGCTCAGCGCGCCTACTCCCTGTGGCAGCTGCCATTCTGGACCCACAAAAAAGAGGCTCCTTGCGGCAGCCTCTCGGAGGGTGTGAGGAGAAAAGCCCTGTGAGGAGCTTTCCTATCCACAGTCATAGATCCGAGCCGCCCCTCTGGGGAAGCCCCCAGATCGAAACAGCCCTCAAGGTGCCTTCTGGAATCCAGGGCCAGGCTTGACGGGGATTCCGCCGTTGCAGAAGTTGGAAGCAAACACCTCCTGGTCCTGCACGGTCCAGTCGGGCTTGTTGGCCTGATACCAACGGATGCTGTCGAGATAACAGGTGTTCCAGCGAGCCGACTGTTCCGCAATCGGCCGCAGAGACACGGCGATCGACACCGCACTGGCCGTGGCGATGATCCCCAGCACCGGCATCAGATGGGCATTGATCATGTCGCGTGCTTTTGACATCGCCAAGAGGAAACAACTGGTCTCAGTCTCACTCCATAGCATCGACCAACACGGAAGCCGGGCCCATGCCAACGAGAAACGAGAGCAGCACGTTGGTGATCACCGACTTCAGCCAATTCGCTGAGCGAGTGGATTACTCGCTGCTGGAGGCCCTACGTCCTGATCCTGAGGCCACCAACGATGGCAACGATCACCGGCCTCGCCAGGTGTGCTCGGGCCATTACGTGCCGGTGACGCCCACCCCCT is a genomic window containing:
- a CDS encoding SDR family NAD(P)-dependent oxidoreductase; this encodes MKRLLITGASSGIGLEAARRLARSGHQLTLFCRTPERAEETEQQLLAAGAAPSQLACIAVDLADLASVDRACQQLLDEHQSLDGLVLNAGQQRAGATAPVFTPQGIEITFAVNQLAHQLIATRLLPLLQAGTQPRIVITASEVHNPASGGGRVGQPADLGDLAGLRAGAGFVMLDGSDRFDGDKAYKDSKLCNVLLGRELDRQLEGSMPVISWSPGLVIPRSSGGFFRHNRQNNPLGMALFALVARDLLRLTESVPTAGRLLADLASDAAFSSPGFSYWSNRLVRPGLHRFEATATSEAGADHELAASLWQLSEALLHMPWDRAQA
- a CDS encoding FAD-dependent oxidoreductase, translating into MAMTEQSSASHVVVIGGGWAGWGAAKALGEAGVRVTLLDGMADPTGSTPLTTATGKPFEAGTRGFWKDYPNINALTAELGLSDVFTDFTTSAFWSPDGLEASAPVFGDAPQWPSPLGQVAATLTNFKRLPIADRLSITGLLYAMLDLHRSDAVYRRYDNLDALTLFRSVGISERMINDFLRPTLLVGLFKPPEELSAAVTMELLYYYSFAHQNSFDVRWIRAQSIGEALIAPLARRLIEHKGLRVLGGTLATRLNLTPDGSAVASVATRAVETGEEGLIEAVDAVVLAVGAKGMGALMAASPVCAAAVPELVEAGQLGAIDVVSVRLWLDAYVEVADPANVFSRFEALRGAGGTFFMLDQLQKEEEAALWGGEQPQGSVIASDFYNASAIATLSDQEIVALLMRELLPVANPAFHTATVLEAEVRRYPASVSLFAPGSFSQRPPLETAVPSIVCAGDWVRMGSREHGAKGLCQERAYVCGLEAANSLIRRRVVKGSDSSGTHQHRVIPIRADEPQVLIGRALNALVMNPAEALGLRWPWLP
- a CDS encoding YccF domain-containing protein gives rise to the protein MISSLLNILWVVLGGFVMALGWWLAGLICAITIIGLPWARSCFVIGRFSLWPFGQEAVNRKDLSGRGDLGTGPLGLLGNVLWFLVAGWWLAIGHLTSALACFVTIIGIPFGIQHIKLALIALAPVGMTVVPVRSTD
- a CDS encoding glycine zipper 2TM domain-containing protein — its product is MTFFAFQHRWLRPVAVCCLGVSATISALFPPMAEARPWWRSQAVQSNGYGAPVNNGYQAYGTPALTPEQQVQRCNLGRLIGGLGGGAAAYAMSRDDGRSWAIPLGALLGSQVGCNTAAGRGPLPW
- a CDS encoding L,D-transpeptidase, translating into MGRCVPFALFALTLLLAGCGGRDDTKPGGGSGSAESLDSPIRIVIDLSDPAKSKGALVRGKQPTSFQVGYGRYGVTCAGTRFEEGYTPLGRFKVNAILSQDQFVMAPQLIKQSGKSEAELKATLFKNMSAIDFSGDGEVGEYGIGYISLEPVDSVKQPFRFNTYDGKFRWYSFAIHGSNNEARIGEKVTGGCLNVKEPILKTLLKTVKLGDEVIVTADHGPCTP
- a CDS encoding lysozyme inhibitor LprI family protein, with protein sequence MLAAAVVPLLPLPAPAAEVCSSSQSTVAETGCVIAALKTMDQSLEKALARVAKEAKEVPSEVFQTLWRDNLTGFYKTSADPKAQASAFRAERRKICAYAKSMAFQGTGYGIFTTRCELELTQTLLDQLKP